From Vanrija pseudolonga chromosome 1, complete sequence, a single genomic window includes:
- the MEP1 gene encoding Extracellular metalloprotease 1: MRVLPVLLAARVASAHFVGVRQITTDNITGSDVQISIIQSSTTTEASSAGITTDIWTTLPPSSDIISSTDISSATTTGTSSSQEPTGSPVIVPSANVTSTSTSSSVSAPANTTTVTHPDPKNGDDTWDVGGDDIPLPPAMRADEMVLTLAYTANANQTQCRAMAADFASGASTAVRRHLAGVDYVRRRRRGLIPQLCLPAVYTIQATVHWVMPAGKERATWVDSKAWQEQLKLTRAQLKTINAALNINEYWIWTGPGAEKFTDKPKSDSKLEWAKAWVGMAKKRIGTEAYKHLNIFVVEDAGETAAAYANFPGTAALKSTPDALVMSAYTVLNNFGGLPEWTVNNDEWGTTLAHEIGHWLGLYHIHQGGCASKTGDYVSSTPQYGRSENPDYSKRCDGTPMGGKRGLNEHNLMSYASGRTRSDGFFTRDQAVRAYVGYMLRRENKFGNDVTDDTKKFVGNCQQKLRRDASPDAKAEAERIVVPRDLAPLSRRQTTDLLAKYCERTDLVVENHDFSEYAIKGLYNADSPPLPEQPAAPALPPVSSAEVQQQPEAGGETGSNVDDVYAHVKQQYDQTGSVTAENNKPEVPPDLQNTGTSGDAGGGGGGAASPSSKPKGSAGHVAPGVLLPLVALVFALW, from the exons ATGCGCGTCTTGCCCGTCCTCCTAGCAGCCCGCGTGGCGTCAGCCCActtcgtcggcgtgcgccaAATCACCACCGACAACATAACCGGCAGCGACGTCCAGATCTCCATCATCCAgtcctcgacaacgaccgaggcgtcctcggccggcATCACGACGGACATCTGGACGACACTACCCCCGAGCAGCGACATCATCTCTTCGACCGACATCTCATCCGCCACAaccaccggcaccagcagcagccaggaGCCGACGGGGTCGCCCGTCATCGTGCCCTCCGCCAACGTGACaagcacgagcacgtcgtcctctgtctcggcgccggcgaacACGACGACAGTCACCCACCCCGACCCCAagaacggcgacgacacgtGGGatgtgggcggcgacgacatccccctcccgcccgcgatgcgcgccgacgagatggTCCTCACGCTCGCGTACACTGCCAACGCGAACCAGACGCAGTGCAGGGCCATGGCGGCGGACTTTGCCAGCGGCGCAAGTACCGCGGTACGCCGGCACCTCGCTGGCGTCGACTacgtgcgccgccgccgtcgcggcctcATCCCCCAGCTCTGCCTGCCGGCAGTGTACACCATTCAGGCGACGGTGCACTGGGTCATGCCGgccggcaaggagcgcgccACGTGGGTGGACAGCAAAGCGTGGCAAGAGCAGCTCAAGCTCACGCGCGCCCAACTGAAAACGAtcaacgccgcgctcaacatCAACGAGTACTGGATCTGGACTGGGCCCGGCGCAGAAAAGTTCACGGATAAGCCAAAGTCGGATAGTAAACTCGAATGGGCCAAGGCGTGGGTTGGGATGGCGAAGAAAAGGATCGGGACAGAGGCGTACAAGCACCTCA ACatcttcgtcgtcgaggacgcgggcGAGACAGCGGCCGCGTACGCCAATTTCCCCGGCACCGCTGCGCTCAAGTCGACCCCTGATGCGCTGGTGATGAGCGCGTACACCGTGCTGAACAACTTCGGGGGCCTGCCAGAGTGGACGGTCAACAACGACGAGTGGGGCACGACGCTCGCCCACGAGATCGGGCACTGGCTCGGCCTGTACCATATCCACCAGGGCGGGTGCGCGTCCAAGACGGGCGACTAcgtgtcctcgacgccgcagtACGGCCGGTCCGAGAACCCAGACTACAGCAAGCGGTGCGACGGCACGCCGATGGGCGGCAAGCGCGGGCTCAACGAGCACAACCTCATGTCGTATGCGTCCggccgcacgcgcagcgACGGCTTCTTCACTCGCGACCAGGCGGTGCGCGCGTACGTGGGGTACATGCTGCGCCGGGAGAACAAGTTTGGCAACGACGTCACGGACGACACGAAGAAGTTTGTCGGCAACTGCCAGCAGAAGCTCCGGCGTGACGCGTCGCCAGACGCCaaagccgaagccgagcgcatcgtcgtcccgcgcgacctcgcgccgctgtccCGCCGCCAGACGACCGACCTGCTAGCCAAGTACTGCGAGCGCACCGACCTCGTGGTGGAGAACCACGACTTCTCAGAGTACGCCATCAAGGGGCTGTACAACGCCGacagcccgccgctgccggagcagccggccgcgccggcgctcccgcccgtgtcgagcgccgaggtgcagcagcagcccgaggcaggcggcgagacgggctccaacgtcgacgacgtctaCGCCCATGTCAAGCAGCAGTACGACCAGACGGGCAGCGTCACGGCCGAGAACAACAAGCCAGAGGTCCCGCCCGACCTCCAGAACACGGGCACGTCGGGCGatgctggcggtggcggcggcggagcggcgTCACCGAGCTCCAAGCCCAAGGGGAGTGCAGGGCATGTTGCGCCTGGAGTGCTCTTGCCTCTGGTGGCGCTCGTCTTCGCGTTGTGGTAG
- the MBF1 gene encoding Multiprotein-bridging factor 1, with protein sequence MSGWDDKPQVIGFGTKRATVAKGSALNAAQRAGTVVSSSAKDRTQTKGPADYQRLGKLDADDAPRPPEKVDVSVGKALAAARMAKKSADGKSMTQKELATQVNAKPQDIADLESGRAAPNQQLLAKLERVVGVKLRGAANTIGQPLHAPKKK encoded by the exons ATG TCTGGCTGGGACGACAAGCCTCAGGTTATCGGCTTCGGCACCAAGCGCGCTACTGTCGCCAAGGGCTCGGCTCTTAACG CCGCCCAGCGTGCCGGTACCGTtgtctcctcgtccgccaAGGACCGCACCCAGACCAAGGGCC CCGCCGACTaccagcgcctcggcaagctcgacgccgacgacgcacccAGGCCCCCAGAGAAGGTTGACGTTTC CGTCGGCAAGGCCCTTGCCGCTGCCCGCATGGCCAAGAAGTCGGCCGACGGCAAGTCGATGACCCAGAAGGAGCTCGCTACCCAGGTCAACGCCAAGCCCCAGGAC atcgccgacctcgagtcTGGTCGCGCGGCCCCCaaccagcagctcctcgccaagctcgagcgtGTTGTTGGCGTCAAGCTCCGCGGTGCCGCCAACACGATCGGCCAGCCCCTCCACGCCCCCAAGAAGAAGTAG
- the fmdA_0 gene encoding Formamidase — translation MSSQQKEYRTVVSIDPFKPASQQKGITNRWHPDIPAYATVAEGEIFHVQCHEWTGGQIINNDNADDLQNIDLSGCHNLSGPIAVEAAQPGDVLVVDILDVTPFPQMQWGYTGIFEKENGGGLFAREFDSRAAKAIWDFEGIYATSRHVPGVRFAGIPHPGLIGTAPSQELLDTWNKREAGLFNANKGVVPEVALLPGIKGAYVGQENIPQKVRDKIYAEGARTIPAREHGGNVDIKNLSRGSRCYFPVYVPGANLALGDLHFSQGDGELSFCGAIEMAGIITLKCRVIKGGVAKLGLKQPIFMPSPIDPKYHERIIFEGISVEVNGDGTQHFMDATVAYKQAALNCMDYLGRLGYSREQAYLLLSAAPVESHVGAVVDVPNACVTMELPLGIFERDIMPTDDGIERKECGQAALRSDGVRCLQHPELAPWRT, via the exons ATGTCCAGCCAGCAGAAGGAATACCGCACCGTCGTATCGATCGACCCGTTCaagcccgccagccagcagaAGGGCATCACCAACCGGTGGCA CCCCGACATCCCCGCCTACGCCACCGTGGCGGAGGGCGAGATCTTCCACGTCCAGTGCCACGAGTGGACCGGCGGGCAGATCATCAACAATGACAATGCCGATGACTTGCAG AACATCGACCTGTCAGGCTGCCACAACCTCTCTGGTCccatcgccgtcgaggccgcgcagccgggcgacgtgctcgtcgtggaCATCCTCGACGTGACACCGTTCCCGCAGATGCAGTGGGGCTACACTGGCATCTTTGAGA AGgagaacggcggcgggctctTCGCACGCGAGTTTgactcgcgcgccgcgaaAGCCATCTGGGACTTTGAAGGCATCTACGCGACATCGCGGCACGTCCCGGGCGTGCGGTTCGCCGGCATCCCGCACCCA ggCCTGATTGGCACCGCGCCGTCCCAAGAGCTCCTGGACACTTGGAACAAGCGCGAAGCTGGCCTCTTCAACGCCAACAAGGGCGTCGTGCCCGaggtcgccctcctcccagGCATCAAGGGCGCCTATGTCGGCCAGGAGAATATTCCCCAGAAGGTCCGCGACAAGATCTACGCGGAGGGCGCGCGGACCATCcctgcgcgcgagcacggcggcaaCGTGGACATCAAG aaCCTGTCCCGCGGCTCGCGGTGCTATTTTCCAGTGTATGTCCCcggcgccaacctcgccctGGGCGACCTGCACTTCTcgcagggcgacggcgagctgagCTTCTGCGGCGCGATCGAGATGGCAGGCATCATCACGCTCAAGTGCCGCGTAATcaagggcggcgtcgccaagctcgggCTCAAGCAGCCCATCTTCATGCCGAGCCCCATCGACCCAAAGTACCACGAGCGCATCATCTTCGAGGGCATCAGCGTCGAGGTGAACGGGGACGGCACGCAGCACTTCATGGACGCGACGGTGGCGTACAAGCAGGCCGCGTTGAACTGTATGGACTATCTCGGCAGGCTGGGGTACAGCCGCGAGCAGgcat acctcctcctctccgccgcgccagtcgaGTCGCATGTCGGCGCGGTTGTCGACGTGCCCAACGCCTGTGTGACGATGGAGCTGCCCCTGGGTATCTTCGAGCGCGACATCatgccgaccgacgacggTATTGAGCGCAAGGAGTGCGGGCAGGCCGCGCTCCGGTCGGACGGGGTACGCTGCCTGCAGCATCCAGAGTTGGCTCCGTGGCGGACGTAG
- the MCA1_0 gene encoding Metacaspase-1 — protein sequence MWNNGGYNQYANNPPPPPGGGGGWGAPPPPQGHYDNRAFPGQLANNGFPGASYAPPPGPPQQQWGGGGGGGWGAPPGPPPQQQGGWGAPPPPQQQYAPPPGGPGGFQQYPPPPGGPPMRPPTGQQHYGPQFQGQGGPQQPFFQYSQCTGKRKALLIGINYFNQQGQLRGCINDVQNVKRFLQSKYGYRDEDMVILTDDTRNPRQMPTKQNMIQAMHWLVQGAQPNDSLFFHYSGHGGQTEDLDGDEDDGMDEVIYPVDFKQAGHIVDDEMHAIMVRPLPPGCRLTAIFDSCHSATALDLPYVYSTEGKIKEPNLLAEAGKGVLGAGMSYLKGDIGGMLSGIMGAGKQMMGGNSNATNITKQTRTAPGDVVMWSGCKDSQTSADTQEAGQATGAMSYAFIAALNKNPQQSYLQLLRSIREELAGKYQQKPQLSSSHPMDVNLLFIC from the exons ATGTGGAACAACGGCGGATACAACCAGTACGCAAACAAcccccctccgccacccggcggcggcggcggctggggcgcgcCTCCCCCTCC TCAAGGCCACTACGACAACCGCGCGTTCCCCGGCCAGCTTGCCAACAACGGCTTCCCCGGCGCTTCGtatgcgccgccgcccggtcctccgcagcagcagtggggaggcggcggcggcggtggatggggtgcgccgcctggcccgcctccgcagcagcagggagggtggggcgctcctcccccgccgcagcagcagtatgcgccgccgcctggcggcCCCGGAGGGTTCCAGCAgtaccccccgccgccgggtgGTCCTCCCA TGCGTCCCCCGACCGGACAGCAGCACTACGGCCCCCAGTTTCAGGGACAGGGCGGCCCGCAGCAGCCATTCTTCCAGTACTCGCAGT GTAccggcaagcgcaaggcccTTCTCATCGGCATCAACTACTTCAACCAGCAGGGCCAGCTGCGCGGGTGCATCAACGACGTGCAGAACGTCAAGCGCTTCCTGCAGTCCAAGTACGGCTACCGCGATGAGGACATGGTCATcctcaccgacgacacgcGCAACCCGAGACAGATGCCCACCAAGCAGAACATGATCCAGGCGATGCACTGGCTCGTGCAGGGTGCCCAGCCCAACGACTCGCTCTTCTTCCACTA CTCCGGTCACGGTGGTCAGACAgaggacctcgacggcgacgaggacgacggtaTGGACGAGGTCATCTACCCCGTCGACTTTAAGCAGGCTGGCcacattgtcgacgacgaga TGCACGCCATCATGGTCCGCCCGCTTCCCCCTGGATGCCGTCTCACGGCCATCTTCGACTCGTGCCACTCGGCCACGGCCCTCGACCTGCCCTACGTCTACTCGACCGAAGGCAAGATCAAGGAGCCtaacctcctcgccgaggcgggcaaggGCGTGCTCGGTGCTGGCATGAGCTACCTCAAGGGCGACATTGGCGGCATGCTCTCGGGTATTATGGG CGCTGGCAAGCAGATGATGGGCGGTAACAGCAATGCTACAAACATTACCAAGCAGACACGTACCGCCCCCGGCGACGTTGTCATGTGGTCGGGCTGCAAGGACTCGCAGACATCAGCAGACACGCAGGAAGCTGGCCAGGCTACCGGTGCCATGTCTTAT GCTTTCATCGCTGCGCTCAACAAAAACCCTCAGCAGTCGTACCTGCAGCTTCTTCGTTCTATTCGTGAAGAGCTGGCCGGCAAGTACCAGCAGAAGCCGCAgctgtcgtcctcgcacC CCATGGACGTTAATCTTTTGTTCATCTGCTAG
- the yxeQ gene encoding putative protein YxeQ, giving the protein MAAETRQLAAWASRLSYADLPRTTVEATKRLFADWVFCAHAGASYRVISAMEAMASDVGGDARGPASTFSGPPRAPYWAAYLNAGAGHVVEQDDLHNASVVHPATVVFPAAWAVAQAKGKSAREFIAASVVGYEVACRAGILLGREHYRVWHVTSTAGTLGAAAAAGRLLGLDTDGILNALGSAGTQTAGLWEFLATAADSKQVHCAHAAGTGVQSAFLALHGVTGSHNILLGKQGMFAGMVPGVDLASADATRLLPVPGKFQIDDSSFKFHASCRHTHPSADGLLAIMTKNNLTADDIASVDCHVHQEALNVLGPAEAATSVHQSKFSMGFVLGVLANGRSAQLADFTDARLSDPAVRAFQKKVHMHLDKGVDAAFPAKWTARVVVTTTDGRVLEEDVQTPKGDPGNSLSDAEFLGKWQRLIDYADRNASVDVKALAKELLALEEREDMNGLL; this is encoded by the coding sequence ATGGCAGCCGAGACCCGCCAGCTGGCCGCATGGGCGTCGCGCCTATCGTATGCCGACCTGCCCCGCACGACAGTCGAGGCAACGAAGCGGCTGTTCGCCGACTGGGTGTTCTGCGCGCACGCTGGCGCGAGCTACCGCGTCATTTCCGCCATGGAGGCGATGGCGTccgacgttggcggcgacgcgcgcgggccaGCATCGACTTTCTCTGGaccccctcgcgcgccgtacTGGGCCGCATACCTCAACGCTGGCGCcgggcacgtcgtcgagcaggacgaCCTGCACAACGCGTCCGTCGTGCACCCCGCGACCGTTGTGTTCCCCGCCGCCTGGGCCGTCGCGCAGGCTAAAGGCAAATCCGCGCGCGAGTTCatcgcggcgagcgtggtCGGGTACGAGgtcgcgtgccgcgccggcaTCCTGCTCGGGCGGGAACACTACCGCGTCTGGCATGTCACGAGCACGGcgggcacgctcggcgccgcggccgccgctggccgcttgctcggcctcgacacgGACGGGATTCTGAAcgccctcggctcggcgggcacgcAGACTGCTGGCCTGTGGGAGTttctcgccaccgccgccgataGCAAGCAGGTGCACTGCGCGCATGCTGCCGGGACCGGCGTGCAGAGCGCGTTCTTGGCGCTCCACGGCGTGACTGGCAGCCACAACATCCTGCTCGGCAAGCAGGGCATGTTTGCCGGCATGGtgcccggcgtcgacttggcctcggcggacGCGACCCGCCTGCTCCCCGTGCCCGGAAAGTTCCAGATCGACGACTCGAGCTTCAAGTTCCACGCGTCGTGCCGGCACACGCACCCGAGCGCGGACGGCCTTTTGGCCATCATGACGAAGAACAACTtgaccgccgacgacatcgcCAGCGTAGACTGCCACGTGCACCAGGAGGCACTGAACGTCTTGGGCCCAGCAGAGGCCGCGACCTCGGTGCACCAGAGCAAGTTCTCCATGGGGttcgtgctcggcgtgcttgcCAACGGGCGGAGTGCGCAGCTGGCCGACTTTACGGACGCGCGGTTGAGCGACCCCGCGGTGCGCGCCTTCCAGAAGAAGGTCCACATGCACCTCGAcaagggcgtcgacgcggcgttcCCCGCCAAGTGgaccgcgcgcgtcgtcgtcaccaccaccgatGGGCGGGTGCTGGAGGAAGACGTCCAGACGCCCAAGGGCGACCCGGGCAACTCGCtctccgacgccgagttcCTCGGCAAGTGGCAGCGCCTGATCGACTACGCCGACCGTAATGCCAGCGTGGacgtcaaggcgctcgctaaggagctgcttgcgctcgaggagaGGGAGGACATGAACGGGCTGTTGTAG
- the MDM34 gene encoding Mitochondrial distribution and morphology protein 34, giving the protein MSFLFPSWATAFSEGFYDDAKAMLETALNKGNKPPVIQGRIEVVDLNMGKEPPTLTLLEIGDLSLDRFRGILRLGYQGDAWIEVRCRVQANPLSHNPNLLPSSTLPISTPLLASQPLLVPMTLRLSKLHLRAILILVVSASKGITLVFKNDPLQNVDVSSTFDSVEVIRGYLQQEIEGQLREMFREDLPGIIHRLSQRWFTDSKTAGHVETPYREPEAANASYDDDQMDEYDPTSAGTDVFGPSSAPTTHSTPRRRALHRASSLKGRAGAASSSGLSESPTSYTVFPDIENYDPTYGLRPEGLPTHSGYEAFGRLWEKNRSGGGRGLGSLMDGGGPLDSHRGGGDEEAIEEESETDEYEPGDVDDEDGRPFDMSADMDEHGYPHHLNGHATPPRHGHSTPPRVMSPTEWESFPAIGGGYITRPRVYHAQSQIRAPSEAGGAMPSPAGTAGTATGGSVTARASSIGGASTIGSIRGRPAQSTVGLGYGGNGPVLGPSLRRAATSHSDLLGSRSRADSLATFALQHSHALAHGAAPTPQSPMRSQSARGHARRPPSPGGRASTHVSRASWDQSRGGPERTLSPPPVRAPAPRPVSMDAGARLRSATDPMPPQIRHPPRDRAPSFGTVASRAGLGAITLPLNNSVSQLATLSLSANTLSPYARAHEHIAVRSFPHLGRGAPGAAPSGPATSAAIEAGNVKARRKRIFRVGSSKPPSREASLSPEVDERTPSLDWDEETRHASSSSESVSRAAWRASHSVHSAPNGRPAVGRASSRGSYGFPKIPE; this is encoded by the exons ATGTCCTTTCTCTTCCCCTCATGGGCCACAGCCTTCTCGGAAGGCTTctacgacgacgccaaggcgaTGCTCGAGACAGCTTTGAACAAG GGCAACAAGCCGCCCGTGATCCAGGGCCGTATCGAagtcgtcgacctcaacaTGGGCAAGGAG CCCCCGACCCTCACGCTGCTCGAGATTGGAGACCTCTCACTCGACCGCTTCCGCGGTATCCTGCGACTAGGATACCAGGGCGACGCGTGGATCGAGGTGCGCTGCCGCGTTCAGGCCAACCCGCTATCGCATAACCCGAACCTGCTCCCAtcgtcgacgctgcccaTCTCAACACCGCTGCTCGCGTCCCAGCCCCTGCTGGTACCAATGACGCTGCGGCTGTCCAAGCTGCACCTGCGCGCGATCCTCATCCTTGTCGTGTCCGCCTCGAAGGGCATCACGCTCGTGTTCAAAAATGACCCCTTGCAAAATGTCGACGTCAGCAGCACGTTTGACAGCGTCGAGGTGATTCGTGGTTACTTGCAGCAAGAGATTGAGGGCCAGCTGCGCGAAATGTTCCGCGAAGACCTGCCGGGTATCATCCACCGCCTGTCCCAACGCTGGTTTACCGACTCGAAGACGGCGGGGCACGTCGAGACGCCGTAccgcgagcccgaggccgctAATGCCagctacgacgacgaccagatGGACGAGTACGACCCGACGTCGGCAGGCACGGATGTCTTTGGCCCTTCGTCGGCACCCACGACACACTCGACGCCAagacggcgcgcgctgcatCGCGCCTCGAGCCTCAaggggcgcgcgggggcggccagctcgtccggcctgtccgagtcgccgacgagctaTACCGTCTTTCCCGATATCGAGAACTACGACCCCACGTACGGGCTGCGGCCGGAGGGACTGCCCACGCATTCGGGCTACGAGGCCTTCGGGCGGCTGTGGGAGAAGAAtcggagcggcggcgggcgcggcctcggcagcttGATGGACGGCGGAGGACCGCTCGACTCTCACCGCGGAGgaggggacgaggaggcgatcGAGGAGGAGTCCGAGACGGACGAGTACGAGCCTGgagacgtcgacgacgaggacggacgCCCCTTCGACATGTCGGCGGATATGGACGAGCACGGGTATCCGCACCACCTCAACgggcacgccacgccaccacGGCACGGGCACTCAACCCCACCACGCGTCATGTCGCCGACCGAGTGGGAGAGCTTCCCAGCCATTGGGGGCGGGTACATCACCCGCCCGCGCGTGTACCATGCCCAGTCGCAGATtcgcgcgccgtccgaggctggcggcgcgatgCCCAGTCCTGCAGGTACGGCCGGCACGGCAACTGGCGGGTCGgtcaccgcgcgcgcgagctcgattggcggcgcgtcgacaatAGGGAGCATCcgtggccggccggcgcagaGCACCGTGGGGCTGGGGTACGGCGGCAATGGGCCAGTGCTCGGCCCGAGCCTGCGTCGTGCGGCGACGTCCCACTCGGATCTCCTGGGCTCGCGttcgcgcgccgactcgctcgcgacgTTTGCACTACAGCACTCGCATGCGCtggcgcacggcgcggcacCCACCCCACAGTCGCCGATGCGCAGCCAGTCTGCGCGGGGCCACGCAcgaaggccgccgagccccggcgggcgcgcgagcacgcacGTGTCCCGTGCGAGCTGGGACCAATCCCGAGGGGGTCCCGAGCGCACGCTGTCGCCACCACCTGTGcgggcgcccgcgccgcgcccggtTTCGATGGACGCTGGGGCGCGGTTACGCTCTGCGACAGATCCTATGCCGCCGCAGATCCGGCACCCGCCACGcgaccgcgcgccgtcgttcGGTACCGTGGCAAGCCGTGCCGGCCTGGGGGCAATCACGCTGCCGCTTAACAACTCGGTGTCGCAGCTGGCAACGCTCAGCCTCTCGGCCAACACGCTGAGCCCGTACGCCCGCGCACACGAGCACATTGCCGTGCGCAGCTTTCCCCACCTGGGGAGGGGAGCGCCTGGTGCCGCGCCGTCTGGGCcagcgacgtcggcagcgatCGAGGCGGGCAACGTCAAGGCTAGGCGGAAGCGTATCTTCCGCGTCGGTTCGTCCAAGCCGCCCAGTCGGGAGGCGAGCCTGTCCCCCGAAGTGGACGAGCGCACGCCCTCGCTCGACTGGGACGAGGAGACGCGGCAtgccagctcgtcgagcgagagtGTCagtcgcgcggcgtggcgcgcgagccACAGTGTGCATAGTGCGCCGAATGGGCGCCCGGCAGTCGGacgcgccagctcgcgcgggtCGTACGGCTTCCCCAAGATCCCAGAGTag